One window of Mucilaginibacter inviolabilis genomic DNA carries:
- a CDS encoding fructose-6-phosphate aldolase — protein MYIIKVKGVAKIPDYVQLRDDKFTLLAYFRVDRPDKSLDKVGLADKAEYIMNIIKDLPFGQILKLEL, from the coding sequence ATGTATATTATAAAAGTAAAAGGCGTTGCCAAAATACCCGATTATGTGCAGCTGCGTGATGATAAGTTTACGCTGCTGGCTTATTTCAGGGTCGACAGGCCTGATAAATCGCTGGATAAGGTGGGACTGGCCGATAAGGCCGAATATATTATGAATATAATCAAGGATCTGCCTTTTGGACAGATCTTAAAATTAGAGCTATAA
- a CDS encoding cell division ATP-binding protein FtsE codes for MIGNSIIKLNNVDIFQQSHLVLSNVNLHIDKGDFVWLIGQTGSGKSSLLKVIYGDLTPKSGTGHACGYELSKLASREVPFLRRKLGIVFQDFQLLTDRSIEQNLLFVMRATGWTDKKLIADRTLDVLEKVGLRSKLKKMPHELSGGEQQRVVIARALLNDPEIILADEPTGNLDPETSEEIVLLLKQISQSGTAVLVATHDYHIIRAFPSRIIKCVNGKVLEDAEI; via the coding sequence ATGATCGGAAATTCTATTATTAAGCTAAACAATGTTGATATTTTTCAGCAGTCGCACCTGGTATTGTCAAACGTTAATCTGCATATTGATAAAGGCGATTTTGTATGGCTCATAGGCCAAACCGGATCGGGCAAGAGCAGTTTGCTTAAAGTAATTTATGGTGATCTGACCCCGAAATCAGGCACCGGTCATGCCTGCGGTTACGAGCTGAGCAAACTGGCCAGCCGCGAGGTGCCATTTCTGCGCCGTAAGCTGGGCATAGTTTTCCAGGATTTCCAGTTGCTTACCGATCGTTCTATCGAGCAAAACCTGTTATTTGTAATGCGCGCCACCGGCTGGACAGACAAAAAGCTGATAGCAGACCGTACCCTTGACGTATTGGAAAAAGTAGGCTTACGTTCCAAACTCAAAAAAATGCCGCATGAGCTATCAGGCGGCGAGCAGCAACGCGTGGTAATTGCCCGCGCCCTGCTAAACGACCCGGAAATTATCCTGGCCGATGAGCCAACCGGTAACCTTGACCCGGAAACATCCGAAGAAATTGTGTTGCTGTTAAAACAGATCAGCCAATCGGGTACCGCGGTATTGGTGGCTACGCATGATTATCACATCATCCGCGCTTTCCCTTCACGCATTATCAAATGCGTGAATGGTAAAGTTTTGGAAGACGCGGAGATATAA
- a CDS encoding nucleotide exchange factor GrpE, with amino-acid sequence MKFNDMLKKKKKENTDTPDMNTAEQENLNENGQEQAPTEATEATTAEVVSAEDKLKEELAQANDKYLRLYAEFDNFRRRTIKERAEARETEGKELLVALLPVLDDFERAQRSMENAADVAPVKEGVTLIQNKLKNILGQKGLKEMTSIGEPFDADLHEAITNIPAPTDDLKGKVMDEMEKGYYLKDRVIRFAKVIVGA; translated from the coding sequence ATGAAATTTAACGATATGTTGAAGAAAAAGAAGAAAGAAAATACGGACACCCCAGATATGAATACGGCAGAACAAGAAAATTTAAACGAGAACGGGCAGGAGCAAGCCCCAACCGAAGCTACTGAAGCAACTACAGCAGAAGTTGTATCTGCCGAAGACAAATTGAAAGAAGAATTGGCACAGGCAAACGACAAGTACCTGCGCTTATATGCCGAATTTGACAACTTCAGAAGACGTACCATCAAAGAACGCGCGGAAGCCCGTGAAACAGAAGGTAAAGAGCTGTTAGTAGCCCTGTTGCCTGTTCTGGATGATTTTGAGCGCGCGCAACGTTCCATGGAAAATGCTGCTGATGTAGCTCCGGTTAAAGAAGGTGTTACGCTGATACAGAACAAATTAAAAAACATACTGGGTCAAAAAGGTCTGAAAGAAATGACATCAATTGGCGAGCCTTTTGATGCCGATCTGCATGAAGCCATTACCAATATACCAGCCCCTACCGATGATCTGAAAGGGAAAGTGATGGATGAAATGGAAAAAGGTTATTACCTGAAAGACAGAGTAATACGTTTTGCCAAAGTAATTGTAGGAGCATAA
- the dnaJ gene encoding molecular chaperone DnaJ encodes MAKRDYYDILGVAKGADADEIKKAYRKMAIKYHPDKNQGDKEAEEKFKEAAEAYEVLSSPEKRQRYDQFGHAANASSPNGGGGYGGSMNMDDIFSQFGDIFGGGSPFEGFFGGGRQSGGGGRRVARGSNLRIKVRLTLEEIANGAEKKIKVNKQIVCKTCDGSGAKDKSSFQTCKTCGGSGAVRRVTNTILGQMQTTSTCPTCNGEGTTILSKCTVCHGDGVVRGEELITINVPAGVSEGMQLSMSGKGNAAPRGGVPGDLIILIEEIPHETLKRDGNNVIYDLHVNFVDATLGTTVEVPTIDGKAKIKIDPGTQGGKILRLKGKGVPEVNSYHRGDQLVHINIWTPKALSREERELLEKLQNSPNFKPNPGKNEKSFFERMKEYFE; translated from the coding sequence ATGGCTAAGAGAGATTATTACGATATCCTGGGAGTCGCCAAAGGTGCCGATGCCGACGAGATAAAAAAGGCATATCGTAAAATGGCTATTAAATATCACCCGGATAAAAACCAGGGCGATAAAGAGGCGGAAGAAAAATTCAAGGAAGCTGCCGAAGCTTATGAAGTGCTGAGCAGCCCTGAAAAGCGCCAGCGTTATGATCAGTTTGGTCATGCGGCCAATGCGTCATCACCCAATGGTGGTGGTGGCTATGGCGGCAGCATGAATATGGACGACATATTTAGCCAGTTTGGTGATATTTTTGGTGGCGGCAGTCCGTTTGAAGGCTTTTTTGGCGGTGGCCGTCAAAGTGGCGGTGGTGGCAGGCGCGTGGCACGCGGCAGCAACCTGCGTATCAAAGTGCGTTTAACCTTAGAGGAAATAGCCAATGGCGCCGAAAAGAAGATCAAAGTAAACAAACAAATAGTTTGTAAAACCTGTGATGGTTCGGGCGCTAAGGATAAATCATCCTTCCAAACCTGTAAAACATGCGGTGGCTCGGGCGCGGTGCGCAGAGTAACCAATACCATACTGGGCCAGATGCAAACTACCAGCACCTGTCCTACCTGTAACGGCGAAGGCACAACCATACTGTCAAAATGTACCGTTTGTCATGGCGATGGCGTTGTTCGCGGCGAAGAGCTGATCACCATTAACGTTCCTGCCGGTGTAAGCGAAGGCATGCAGCTGAGCATGAGCGGCAAAGGTAATGCTGCTCCACGTGGTGGTGTACCGGGCGACCTGATCATCCTGATTGAGGAAATCCCGCACGAAACACTAAAACGCGATGGTAACAACGTAATATATGATCTGCACGTAAACTTTGTGGATGCTACCTTGGGTACCACTGTTGAAGTGCCAACCATTGACGGCAAAGCCAAGATCAAGATTGACCCGGGAACCCAGGGTGGTAAAATCCTGCGCCTGAAAGGCAAAGGCGTGCCCGAAGTGAATTCCTATCACCGTGGCGACCAGTTGGTTCACATCAACATCTGGACACCAAAGGCACTAAGCCGCGAAGAGCGCGAACTGCTGGAAAAATTACAGAACTCACCCAACTTTAAACCCAACCCGGGCAAAAACGAAAAAAGCTTTTTTGAACGGATGAAGGAATATTTTGAATAA
- a CDS encoding exo-alpha-sialidase, with protein sequence MRKLLKFLLSIALFFSCNYLFAQTPSIRNNYQTEASVPRLKIERSMIYSPDKEWLYNHHPSIIHFKDRFIAIWSNGLIDEDSPGQRVVYATSTDFVHWSKPEVLASPEKFKDTLTVLTAAGLYQYKGTLVAYYGEYTKHRQNTHLWAKTSTDGIHWSNAIDMHVPLIPNHGPEITQSGRLIISGNFMFPYTDDPKGISSWKISSFYPGSLYTQDNSSAFYAPAAKLGLPPLCEGSFFETDDHVLHMLLRVTGKGWKGRLWLTESRNDGQSWSRPVETAFSDNDSKFHFGRLPDKRFYYVGIPDTLHHYSRNPLVLSLSQNGETFDKNYIIADELYHLKKEGLWKGGQYGYPHTIIYNGYMYVIISRQKEAIETLRFSLNQLR encoded by the coding sequence ATGCGTAAATTGTTAAAGTTTCTCCTGAGTATAGCCTTATTCTTCTCTTGCAATTATCTTTTCGCCCAAACCCCATCCATCCGCAATAACTACCAAACCGAAGCGAGTGTGCCCCGCTTAAAAATTGAACGGAGCATGATTTACTCGCCTGATAAGGAATGGTTGTATAATCATCACCCTTCTATTATCCATTTCAAGGACCGCTTTATAGCGATATGGAGCAACGGGCTTATTGATGAGGATTCACCAGGCCAGCGGGTAGTTTATGCTACTTCTACCGATTTTGTGCATTGGTCGAAGCCTGAAGTGCTGGCATCGCCCGAAAAATTTAAAGATACACTAACCGTGCTTACAGCTGCCGGTTTATATCAATACAAAGGGACTTTAGTGGCTTATTATGGTGAGTATACCAAACATCGACAAAATACGCACTTATGGGCCAAAACCAGTACCGATGGCATCCATTGGAGCAATGCTATAGATATGCATGTACCGCTGATACCTAACCATGGCCCCGAGATTACCCAAAGCGGGCGGCTCATCATCAGCGGTAACTTTATGTTTCCGTACACCGATGATCCTAAAGGCATTTCGAGTTGGAAAATCAGCAGTTTTTACCCTGGTTCGTTATATACCCAGGATAACTCTTCCGCCTTTTATGCTCCGGCTGCCAAGCTGGGACTACCCCCACTTTGTGAGGGCTCATTTTTTGAAACGGACGATCATGTACTGCACATGTTGTTGCGGGTTACCGGTAAGGGTTGGAAAGGCCGTTTATGGCTAACCGAAAGCAGGAATGATGGTCAGAGCTGGTCGCGCCCGGTAGAAACCGCGTTTTCTGATAACGACAGTAAATTTCATTTCGGTCGCCTGCCCGATAAGCGTTTTTACTATGTAGGTATTCCAGATACGCTGCATCATTACAGCCGCAACCCGCTGGTACTGTCGCTCTCTCAAAACGGTGAAACTTTTGATAAAAATTATATTATTGCCGATGAACTATACCACCTGAAAAAAGAAGGTTTATGGAAAGGTGGCCAATATGGTTATCCGCATACCATTATTTATAATGGCTATATGTATGTAATTATTTCCCGGCAAAAGGAGGCTATTGAAACATTGCGGTTTAGTTTAAATCAGCTTCGCTGA
- a CDS encoding ABC transporter ATP-binding protein has translation MLSIRHIVKQYAGHRALDDVSLEVESGQIFGLLGPNGAGKTSLIRIVNQITAPDSGEIYFDGQKLNQSHIERIGYLPEERGLYKKMEIGEQMIYLARLKGLSRDEANKRLKFWFEKLGIEAWWKKKIEELSKGMQQKAQFVATVLHEPDLIILDEPFSGFDPVNAEVIKDEILELNRKGATILFSTHRMESVEELCDSIALIHKSHKILDGKVKHIRNSYRNEVYLVEYSGNPLSFSGAQPFDLIGETISDEDRHTIRIKLHDGRTSNDVLQYLIPQTHINMLQEIIPSMNEIFIEKVNLIP, from the coding sequence ATGTTAAGCATACGCCATATTGTTAAACAGTACGCTGGTCACCGGGCTCTGGACGATGTAAGTCTGGAAGTGGAAAGTGGACAAATATTCGGGCTTTTAGGTCCGAATGGTGCGGGTAAAACCTCCCTTATCCGCATTGTAAACCAGATCACTGCGCCTGACTCGGGCGAAATCTATTTCGACGGTCAAAAACTCAATCAATCCCATATCGAACGTATTGGTTATCTGCCTGAAGAACGCGGCCTCTACAAAAAAATGGAGATTGGCGAACAGATGATCTACCTGGCCCGGTTGAAAGGCCTAAGCCGTGATGAAGCCAACAAGCGTCTCAAATTCTGGTTCGAAAAGCTAGGCATCGAAGCCTGGTGGAAAAAGAAAATAGAAGAACTATCCAAAGGTATGCAGCAAAAGGCCCAGTTTGTGGCTACTGTGCTGCATGAACCCGATCTGATAATACTGGATGAACCTTTCAGCGGATTCGATCCCGTAAATGCCGAAGTGATCAAGGATGAAATATTGGAGCTTAACCGCAAGGGAGCTACTATCCTGTTCTCTACCCACCGCATGGAATCGGTAGAGGAGCTTTGCGATTCCATTGCGCTCATCCATAAATCGCACAAAATATTGGACGGTAAGGTTAAACACATCCGTAATTCCTATCGTAATGAGGTGTACCTGGTGGAGTATTCGGGCAATCCATTAAGCTTTAGCGGCGCACAACCATTCGACCTCATCGGCGAAACCATCAGTGATGAAGACAGGCATACTATCCGCATCAAACTTCATGATGGCCGTACTTCCAATGATGTGCTGCAGTACCTCATCCCCCAAACCCACATCAATATGCTGCAGGAAATAATACCCAGCATGAACGAGATATTTATTGAAAAAGTAAACCTAATACCTTAA
- a CDS encoding ABC transporter permease, translating to MNKVLLIIQREYLTRVRKKSFIIMIFVVPLLILVMGGAIALIAKNSSQLTNLQVVNVVDKSGIFAKKLQNVPNIKFTFAHQDINEAKAMSKKDENISTLYIPADYTKKGAIQIFAKKKSPLQLTDEIQRQMNDIDFNNSMIMHHIDTAVIHSIKKADISVNAVEITDKGDKDANIGPNIAISIACAIFIYLALFIYGSQVMRGVIEEKTSRIIEVIISSVKPFQLMLGKIIGVGLVGLTQFSAWIILSVISSKIAGHAFNTPQSPMASAMAVLQTIPFGFILGCFLFYFLTGYLLYSALFAAVGSAVDSETETQQFMFPITMPLLFTYILSVSVLFRAPDSALAVWLSIIPFTAPVAMMVRLPFDPPGWQLALSMSLMVIGFLFTTYVAARIYRVGILMYGKKVNFKELGKWFFYKE from the coding sequence ATGAATAAAGTTTTGCTTATTATACAAAGAGAATACCTCACCAGGGTAAGGAAAAAATCGTTCATTATCATGATATTCGTGGTGCCTCTGCTTATCCTGGTAATGGGTGGCGCTATTGCCCTCATAGCTAAAAACAGCAGTCAGCTAACCAATCTGCAGGTAGTTAATGTGGTGGACAAAAGCGGTATTTTCGCCAAAAAACTGCAGAATGTACCCAATATAAAATTCACGTTTGCTCATCAGGATATTAATGAGGCCAAGGCAATGTCGAAAAAAGATGAGAATATCTCTACTTTATACATCCCTGCCGATTACACCAAAAAAGGAGCTATACAAATATTTGCCAAAAAGAAATCGCCACTGCAGCTTACAGATGAGATACAGAGGCAGATGAACGATATTGATTTTAACAACAGCATGATCATGCATCATATAGATACGGCAGTGATCCATTCTATCAAGAAAGCAGATATCTCTGTTAACGCTGTAGAAATCACCGACAAAGGCGACAAAGACGCCAATATAGGCCCTAATATAGCTATCAGTATTGCCTGTGCTATATTCATTTACCTGGCACTTTTTATTTATGGCAGCCAGGTAATGCGCGGGGTAATAGAAGAAAAAACGAGTCGTATTATAGAAGTGATCATATCCTCAGTAAAACCGTTTCAGTTGATGCTGGGTAAAATTATTGGTGTAGGCCTGGTGGGTTTAACACAATTCAGCGCCTGGATCATTTTATCAGTCATCTCATCAAAAATTGCCGGGCATGCCTTTAACACGCCGCAAAGCCCAATGGCAAGCGCTATGGCTGTGCTGCAAACTATTCCGTTTGGATTTATACTGGGCTGTTTCCTGTTTTACTTTTTAACCGGGTACTTATTGTACAGCGCCTTATTCGCAGCTGTAGGTTCGGCGGTAGATAGCGAAACAGAAACGCAGCAGTTTATGTTTCCCATCACTATGCCGCTATTGTTCACCTATATTTTATCGGTATCAGTTTTGTTCCGGGCTCCTGACAGCGCACTGGCTGTTTGGCTTTCCATTATACCATTTACCGCTCCTGTGGCCATGATGGTACGTTTACCCTTTGATCCGCCGGGATGGCAGTTAGCCTTATCCATGAGCTTAATGGTAATAGGCTTCCTGTTCACCACCTATGTAGCGGCGCGCATATATCGTGTTGGTATTCTGATGTATGGTAAAAAAGTAAACTTCAAAGAACTGGGCAAATGGTTTTTTTATAAAGAATAA
- a CDS encoding Ppx/GppA phosphatase family protein, whose amino-acid sequence MSKRVAVMDLGTNTFHLLIAEGTVTNYHEIAHDQEPVKLGEGGINKGYILPEAFARGIKTMQQFQEQIDANNVQQVRALATSALRSASNGRDFINEVKAKTGISIEIINGDQEAGFIYEGVKISGCLSAQNSLIMDIGGGSVEFILGNTDHIIWKQSFEIGAARLMDLFHRTDPIPPASIEALDVYLQDNLSDLFSAIEGHEVDTLIGSSGVFESFATLIETEKGHSFDLKTTKTYGFDQEELLIETNKIVQSTHLQRAANQDIIPVRVDMIVVASLITRFIIHKLAIQQVLMCTNSLKEGVLAGMLS is encoded by the coding sequence ATGAGTAAACGCGTTGCTGTAATGGATTTGGGTACCAATACCTTTCACCTGTTGATTGCTGAGGGTACCGTGACTAACTATCACGAAATTGCACATGATCAGGAGCCTGTAAAACTGGGCGAAGGCGGTATCAATAAAGGTTATATTTTACCAGAGGCCTTTGCCCGTGGTATAAAAACCATGCAGCAATTTCAGGAGCAGATAGATGCCAATAATGTACAGCAAGTGCGTGCCCTGGCTACATCGGCCCTGCGCAGCGCATCAAACGGCAGGGATTTTATTAACGAAGTAAAAGCAAAAACCGGTATCAGCATCGAAATCATTAACGGCGATCAGGAAGCCGGTTTTATTTATGAGGGGGTAAAGATCAGCGGTTGCTTATCTGCCCAAAATTCCCTCATTATGGATATCGGCGGTGGCAGCGTAGAGTTTATTCTGGGCAATACCGATCATATCATCTGGAAACAGAGCTTTGAAATTGGCGCGGCCCGCCTCATGGATCTTTTCCATCGTACCGATCCTATCCCACCGGCATCTATCGAAGCGTTGGATGTTTACCTGCAGGATAACCTAAGCGATTTGTTCAGTGCAATTGAAGGGCATGAAGTGGATACATTGATTGGCTCATCGGGCGTATTTGAATCCTTCGCTACGCTTATCGAAACCGAAAAAGGTCATTCTTTCGATCTCAAAACCACCAAGACCTATGGCTTTGATCAGGAGGAACTCCTGATCGAAACCAATAAAATTGTGCAATCCACCCATCTGCAAAGGGCAGCCAATCAGGATATTATCCCGGTACGTGTAGACATGATCGTGGTGGCATCACTCATTACCCGGTTTATTATACACAAACTGGCTATCCAGCAAGTTTTGATGTGTACTAATTCTTTAAAAGAAGGTGTTTTGGCCGGGATGCTTAGTTGA
- a CDS encoding radical SAM protein has product MPERPYIYYDFTLSICSTCLRRVDAKIVFEDDKVYMLKNCREHGFEKVLIATDVAYYKNCRNYAKRSEMPLKFNAKTHYGCPYDCGLCQDHEQHSCLTVVEVTDRCNLSCPTCYAMSSPSYGRHRTLEEIEQMLDVVVANEGNPDVVQISGGEPTVHPQFFEILDIAKTKPIKHLMVNTNGIRIAKDEQFVKRLATYMPDFEIYLQFDSFKKEALEQLRGEDLREVRLKALEYLNKYNLSTTLVVTLQKGLNTDEIGKIIEYALQQPCVRGVTFQPTQQAGRLENFNGKTDRYTMTEVRSAILEQTKVFNHNDLIPVPCNPDALVMGYALKLGGEVIPLTRMINPDDLLDNSKNTIVYEQDERLKGHLLNMFSTGNSVDKAKEHLHSLLCCLPEIDAPSLSYDNLFRVIIMQFIDAQNFDVRAIKKSCVHIVNKDMQIIPFETMNIFYRDDKREYLEQLRNEMAI; this is encoded by the coding sequence ATGCCTGAACGCCCATATATTTATTATGATTTTACGCTGAGCATTTGCTCTACCTGTTTGCGCAGGGTTGATGCCAAGATAGTTTTTGAGGACGATAAGGTGTATATGCTTAAAAACTGCCGCGAGCACGGTTTTGAAAAGGTATTGATAGCCACCGATGTAGCCTATTATAAAAACTGCCGTAATTATGCCAAGCGCAGCGAAATGCCGCTGAAATTCAACGCCAAAACGCATTATGGCTGTCCGTATGATTGTGGTTTGTGCCAAGATCATGAGCAGCATTCCTGCCTAACGGTAGTGGAAGTTACCGACAGGTGCAATCTCAGCTGCCCAACGTGCTATGCCATGTCGTCGCCAAGTTATGGCCGTCACCGTACTTTGGAAGAAATTGAGCAAATGCTGGATGTGGTAGTCGCCAACGAAGGCAACCCAGATGTGGTACAGATAAGCGGGGGCGAACCCACAGTACATCCGCAGTTTTTTGAGATCCTTGATATTGCCAAAACAAAACCCATCAAACACCTGATGGTGAATACCAATGGTATCCGCATAGCAAAAGACGAGCAATTTGTAAAACGCCTGGCAACCTATATGCCCGATTTCGAAATTTACCTGCAGTTTGATTCTTTCAAAAAAGAAGCACTGGAGCAATTAAGGGGCGAAGACCTGCGCGAGGTAAGGCTGAAAGCGCTGGAATATCTGAATAAATACAACCTGTCAACCACGTTGGTAGTCACCCTGCAAAAAGGATTGAATACCGACGAGATAGGCAAGATCATCGAATATGCCTTGCAACAGCCTTGCGTGCGTGGCGTAACCTTTCAGCCAACACAGCAGGCGGGTCGCCTGGAGAACTTTAACGGTAAAACCGATCGTTATACCATGACCGAGGTACGTAGCGCTATATTGGAGCAAACCAAGGTATTTAACCATAATGACCTGATCCCGGTACCCTGTAACCCCGATGCCCTGGTGATGGGCTATGCGCTGAAACTGGGCGGAGAGGTAATACCGCTCACCCGGATGATCAATCCCGACGATCTGCTGGATAACTCCAAAAATACTATTGTTTATGAGCAGGACGAGCGTTTGAAAGGCCATTTGCTCAATATGTTCAGTACCGGTAATTCGGTGGATAAAGCAAAGGAGCATCTGCACTCGTTATTGTGCTGCTTACCTGAGATCGACGCACCAAGTCTGAGCTATGATAATTTGTTCAGGGTGATTATTATGCAATTTATCGACGCGCAAAACTTTGATGTTCGCGCCATCAAAAAATCATGCGTTCACATTGTGAATAAGGATATGCAGATCATCCCGTTTGAAACCATGAATATTTTTTACCGGGACGATAAACGCGAATACCTGGAACAACTAAGAAACGAAATGGCAATATGA
- a CDS encoding prolipoprotein diacylglyceryl transferase → MHFPVNIPIGHSSSIPVHFVCETLSYFLGYRYYVYLRRHTVDQISDHKRLLIFIGAAFGAFIGSHVVGVLENPTLLSHFGVIYFMGNKTIVGGMLGGLIGVELTKKQIGVRVSSGDMMVYPLILAMIIGRTGCFLAGLEDGTYGIASNLPWAIDFGDGIRRHPTNLYEIIFWLLLWIVLWIIEKKHSFADGARFKLFMVSYLLFRLLVEFIKPDYFFSFGLSVIQLVCIGGILYYYKVFLYPTKLLKNHA, encoded by the coding sequence TTGCACTTCCCTGTCAACATCCCCATAGGTCATTCGTCGTCTATCCCCGTACATTTTGTGTGCGAAACCCTGAGCTATTTTCTGGGTTACCGGTACTATGTGTACCTGCGCCGCCATACGGTTGATCAGATCAGCGATCATAAGCGGCTGTTGATATTTATAGGTGCGGCTTTCGGGGCGTTTATAGGCTCGCATGTAGTGGGTGTATTGGAAAATCCCACATTGCTATCACATTTTGGGGTGATCTATTTTATGGGTAACAAAACCATTGTTGGCGGTATGCTGGGCGGTTTAATAGGTGTAGAACTTACCAAAAAACAAATAGGTGTAAGGGTATCATCCGGCGATATGATGGTTTATCCGCTTATACTGGCCATGATCATCGGGCGTACCGGTTGTTTCCTGGCCGGACTGGAAGATGGCACCTACGGCATCGCCTCTAATTTGCCCTGGGCTATTGACTTTGGCGATGGTATCCGCAGACATCCTACCAATTTATACGAAATCATCTTTTGGCTGCTGCTTTGGATAGTGTTATGGATAATTGAAAAGAAACACTCGTTTGCCGACGGCGCCCGGTTTAAATTATTTATGGTAAGCTACCTGTTATTCAGGCTGCTGGTAGAATTTATTAAGCCCGACTACTTCTTTAGCTTTGGCTTATCGGTAATTCAGTTGGTTTGTATCGGCGGGATTTTGTATTATTATAAAGTATTTCTGTATCCAACCAAACTCCTGAAAAACCATGCCTGA